One region of Candidatus Uhrbacteria bacterium CG10_big_fil_rev_8_21_14_0_10_50_16 genomic DNA includes:
- the trxA gene encoding thioredoxin, giving the protein MALELTTQNFDEQVTNAEGVVVVDFWAPWCGPCKMMSPVVEELAEEMGNVTIAKVNVDENQEVSMQFNVLSIPTFIIFKGGQVVDQFAGAMGKDALKARVEKHL; this is encoded by the coding sequence ATGGCTTTAGAACTTACAACACAGAACTTTGATGAACAAGTAACCAACGCAGAAGGCGTTGTGGTGGTCGATTTTTGGGCTCCTTGGTGCGGCCCTTGTAAGATGATGTCGCCTGTTGTGGAGGAGTTAGCGGAGGAGATGGGGAACGTCACTATTGCTAAGGTTAACGTGGATGAGAATCAGGAGGTGAGCATGCAATTCAACGTACTGTCTATTCCAACGTTTATTATTTTTAAAGGCGGACAGGTAGTGGATCAATTTGCCGGTGCCATGGGTAAAGACGCCTTAAAAGCACGTGTTGAAAAGCATTTATAG
- the trxB gene encoding thioredoxin-disulfide reductase: protein MREVVILGSGPAGLAAAIYAARADLKPLVVSGPQPGGQLTTTTEVENWPGEPDGIDGTALIEKLKKQAARFGTEYKEGWVTQVDFASSPKKLTFEGGEVIETRAVIVATGASAMYLGVPGEEELKSKGVSACATCDGFFFRDKQVVVVGGGDVAMEEAMFLTKFATSVTVIHRRETLRASKPMQERAFANPKITFEWNTEVVEVLGVDQGHMTGVRVKNNQTQEEKTIEAQGYFAAIGHKPNTDVFASALEVDAKGYVVLQPGSMRTSVEGVFAAGDVADHVYRQAITAAGTGCAAALDAERWLSEQVPS, encoded by the coding sequence ATGCGAGAGGTTGTTATTTTAGGATCGGGGCCGGCGGGATTGGCAGCAGCCATCTACGCGGCACGGGCGGACTTAAAACCGCTTGTTGTTTCTGGTCCGCAACCTGGAGGACAACTCACAACCACAACGGAAGTGGAAAATTGGCCGGGCGAACCAGACGGAATCGACGGCACCGCGCTGATCGAAAAGCTCAAAAAACAAGCCGCACGATTTGGCACGGAGTATAAGGAAGGATGGGTGACACAGGTGGATTTTGCGAGCTCGCCCAAGAAGCTGACGTTTGAAGGCGGGGAGGTGATTGAGACGCGGGCCGTGATTGTGGCCACGGGTGCGTCGGCCATGTACTTGGGTGTGCCGGGCGAAGAAGAACTTAAGAGTAAGGGCGTGAGTGCGTGTGCTACGTGTGATGGATTTTTCTTTCGCGATAAACAGGTGGTCGTGGTCGGCGGGGGAGACGTGGCTATGGAGGAGGCGATGTTTTTGACCAAGTTTGCAACCTCGGTGACGGTGATTCATAGGCGGGAGACGTTGCGTGCTTCCAAACCAATGCAGGAACGCGCGTTTGCCAATCCAAAAATAACATTTGAATGGAATACGGAAGTGGTAGAAGTGCTCGGCGTGGATCAGGGGCATATGACTGGCGTGCGAGTTAAAAACAATCAAACGCAAGAGGAGAAGACGATTGAGGCGCAAGGGTATTTTGCGGCCATTGGACACAAGCCAAACACAGATGTGTTTGCGAGTGCCTTGGAGGTTGATGCAAAAGGCTACGTGGTGCTGCAACCGGGATCAATGCGCACGAGTGTGGAAGGCGTGTTTGCGGCGGGGGACGTGGCGGACCATGTGTATCGCCAAGCAATCACAGCGGCAGGTACGGGGTGTGCGGCAGCGTTGGATGCCGAGCGCTGGCTAAGTGAACAGGTGCCATCTTAG
- a CDS encoding leucine--tRNA ligase — MKYNHKDIDAKWQKRWMSEGVFTMDDASEKEKFYCLVEFPYPSGAGLHMGHPRSYTALDVLSRKRRMEGYNVLYPIGWDAFGLPTENYAIKTGRKPQEVTTENINTFRRQLQSLGISFDWSREVNTTDPAYYKWTQWMFLEFFKAGMAYKKAMAINWCVRCKIGLANEEVVNGVCERCGGEVEKRDKEQWMIAITRYADRLIDDLKTVDYLPKIAKQQEDWIGRSEGAEVTFALEGDVSEYNFLGLHAFCDDSTSAFWPWLQKELSTRGGTLTVLDLPNSSEPTIAKQVQYIRENYTFNEKTIILTHSLGGVAAMKLLPELDQSIKKLILIAPPTNPSRFMDKKPRPALDACCDWSFDYQAIKDKAGSIIVIADEQDHIVPLSQPKQLADQLHAEFFIFKSNTPHFNAVEEPVVLRSILPHVTVFTTRPDTLFGATYVVLAPEHPLIAELANRIQNKKDVEAYQQVTKEKTEIERGDATKEKTGVMLKGVQVIHPVTGEVLPVWVADYVLMSYGTGAIMAVPAHDVRDYQFAKTYGLPIHQVIEAPIVSVPSGIVHQTAGQLTEPIVVDVACYTGEGVCVNSDFLNGLEIEAAKAKMIEWLEKEGKGVRKINYRLRDWVFSRQRYWGEPIPLVHCDTCSPETDGWVAVPIEQLPVTLPDVEKYEPTDSGESPLATITDWVNTTCPECGGPATRETDTMPNWAGSSWYFLRYVDAHNPDAFADPQKLKRWMPVDWYNGGMEHTTLHLLYSRFWNKFLFDRGHVPTSEPYAKRTSHGLILAEDGTKMSKSKGNVVNPDELVEQFGADALRLLELFIGPFAEPAPYSHAGMVGTRRFLEKVMDLPGKVVETESEEVTRALHQLIQKVGEDIETQGYNTAVSALMIFVNAVGDGGGLTRQTLQAFACVLSPFAPHIAEEVWSQVGDGLAMQQPWPAFDAELAKDVVVTLGVQVNGKVRGQVTLAVDATEAQARAAAEADEHVQTYLQGKTVKKFVYVPGRIVSFVVV, encoded by the coding sequence ATGAAATACAATCACAAAGATATTGACGCAAAATGGCAGAAGCGATGGATGAGTGAGGGCGTGTTTACTATGGACGATGCGTCGGAGAAGGAAAAGTTTTACTGCTTGGTGGAGTTTCCTTATCCCTCTGGTGCGGGTCTGCACATGGGTCACCCGCGCAGTTACACCGCGCTCGATGTGTTGTCGCGCAAGCGTCGTATGGAGGGGTACAACGTGCTTTACCCAATCGGTTGGGACGCGTTTGGTCTGCCAACGGAGAACTACGCCATCAAAACAGGTCGTAAGCCGCAAGAAGTAACGACGGAGAACATCAACACGTTTAGACGACAGTTGCAGTCGCTTGGAATCTCTTTTGATTGGTCGCGAGAGGTCAATACCACGGACCCGGCGTATTACAAGTGGACGCAGTGGATGTTTTTGGAATTTTTTAAGGCGGGGATGGCGTACAAAAAAGCCATGGCGATTAACTGGTGTGTGCGTTGTAAAATTGGTCTTGCAAACGAGGAGGTTGTAAACGGCGTATGCGAACGCTGTGGCGGCGAAGTTGAAAAACGTGATAAAGAGCAATGGATGATTGCCATAACCCGGTATGCAGACCGGCTGATTGATGATTTGAAGACCGTGGATTATTTGCCAAAGATTGCCAAGCAACAAGAAGACTGGATTGGCAGGTCCGAGGGTGCCGAGGTGACGTTTGCATTAGAGGGAGATGTGAGTGAATATAATTTTTTGGGTCTTCATGCGTTTTGTGATGATTCGACATCCGCTTTTTGGCCCTGGTTGCAAAAAGAACTCTCAACTCGCGGAGGGACGCTGACGGTGTTAGATTTGCCAAATTCAAGCGAGCCAACTATTGCCAAACAGGTGCAGTACATAAGGGAGAACTATACCTTTAATGAAAAGACGATCATTCTTACGCACTCGCTTGGGGGGGTTGCGGCAATGAAGTTACTTCCAGAATTAGATCAATCTATTAAGAAGTTAATTCTCATTGCACCGCCCACCAATCCATCTCGGTTTATGGATAAAAAGCCTCGACCGGCGTTAGACGCTTGTTGCGATTGGTCGTTTGATTATCAGGCTATTAAAGATAAAGCGGGATCAATTATTGTTATTGCCGATGAGCAAGATCACATTGTTCCTTTGTCACAACCAAAACAGCTTGCAGATCAGTTGCACGCAGAATTTTTCATCTTCAAATCAAACACGCCTCATTTTAATGCTGTTGAGGAGCCGGTTGTACTACGTTCGATTTTGCCACACGTAACTGTCTTCACTACGAGGCCGGATACGCTATTTGGGGCGACGTATGTGGTGTTGGCGCCGGAGCATCCGTTGATTGCAGAACTTGCGAATAGGATTCAAAACAAAAAAGATGTGGAAGCGTATCAACAAGTCACAAAAGAAAAGACAGAGATAGAACGTGGAGATGCGACCAAGGAAAAAACAGGCGTGATGTTGAAGGGTGTGCAGGTGATTCATCCTGTCACAGGTGAAGTATTGCCCGTGTGGGTCGCAGATTACGTGCTAATGAGTTATGGCACGGGGGCGATTATGGCTGTGCCTGCACACGATGTACGTGATTATCAATTTGCAAAAACATATGGTTTGCCAATTCATCAAGTTATAGAAGCACCGATCGTTTCTGTTCCAAGTGGTATTGTGCATCAAACAGCAGGGCAACTTACAGAACCGATTGTTGTTGATGTCGCCTGTTATACGGGGGAAGGTGTATGTGTCAACTCAGACTTTTTGAATGGGTTGGAAATTGAGGCGGCAAAAGCAAAAATGATTGAATGGTTAGAGAAGGAGGGGAAGGGCGTGCGGAAGATTAACTATCGATTGCGCGACTGGGTGTTTAGTCGCCAGCGATATTGGGGTGAGCCGATTCCATTGGTGCATTGTGATACCTGTTCGCCGGAGACGGATGGATGGGTGGCGGTGCCGATTGAACAACTGCCTGTTACGTTACCGGATGTAGAGAAATATGAGCCGACGGATAGTGGAGAATCACCTTTGGCAACGATCACGGATTGGGTCAACACCACGTGTCCGGAATGTGGCGGTCCTGCAACACGCGAGACAGACACCATGCCAAACTGGGCGGGAAGCAGTTGGTACTTTTTGCGCTACGTCGATGCCCATAATCCGGATGCCTTTGCCGATCCACAAAAACTCAAAAGATGGATGCCTGTTGATTGGTATAATGGTGGTATGGAGCACACGACGTTGCACTTGTTATATTCGCGTTTTTGGAACAAATTTTTGTTCGATCGCGGACACGTGCCAACGTCCGAGCCGTACGCAAAACGCACAAGCCATGGATTGATCCTCGCCGAAGATGGAACCAAGATGAGCAAGTCAAAAGGCAATGTGGTGAATCCGGATGAACTCGTGGAGCAATTCGGCGCAGATGCGTTGCGATTGTTGGAGTTGTTTATTGGACCGTTTGCAGAGCCGGCGCCCTACAGCCACGCGGGGATGGTGGGAACCCGACGGTTTTTGGAGAAGGTAATGGATCTACCGGGCAAGGTTGTCGAGACGGAATCGGAGGAGGTGACGCGCGCGTTACATCAACTCATTCAAAAAGTTGGTGAGGATATTGAGACACAGGGGTACAACACGGCCGTGAGTGCGTTGATGATTTTTGTGAATGCCGTTGGTGACGGTGGAGGGCTCACAAGGCAGACGTTGCAAGCGTTTGCGTGTGTGTTATCGCCGTTTGCGCCGCATATTGCCGAGGAAGTGTGGAGCCAGGTGGGGGATGGGTTGGCGATGCAACAACCATGGCCGGCGTTTGATGCGGAACTGGCAAAAGACGTCGTGGTAACGTTGGGCGTGCAGGTGAATGGCAAAGTGCGCGGGCAGGTGACGTTGGCCGTGGATGCAACGGAGGCGCAGGCGCGTGCGGCGGCCGAGGCGGATGAACATGTACAAACCTATTTGCAGGGAAAGACGGTTAAGAAGTTTGTGTATGTACCTGGACGCATTGTGAGCTTTGTGGTGGTATAG
- a CDS encoding nucleoside-diphosphate kinase encodes MSIERTVVLLKPDALQRDLLGQIITRFERKGLKLVGLKLAQPSGDVWDEHYSHHVEKPFYPGLKAFMMHGPLVAIALEGIGAIDEVRKIVGATNPQEADAGTIRADFAMSIGANLVHASDGAETAANELKRFFSEGELFTYEKISDQYIVAD; translated from the coding sequence ATGTCTATCGAACGCACAGTGGTGTTACTCAAACCAGACGCGCTACAACGCGATCTCTTGGGCCAAATCATTACACGCTTTGAACGCAAGGGATTAAAGCTCGTCGGTCTTAAACTTGCGCAGCCATCTGGCGATGTGTGGGATGAGCATTATTCTCATCATGTTGAAAAGCCGTTTTACCCGGGACTTAAAGCCTTTATGATGCATGGACCATTGGTCGCGATTGCATTGGAGGGAATCGGAGCGATCGACGAAGTGCGAAAAATCGTTGGAGCCACCAATCCTCAAGAGGCAGATGCAGGGACCATTCGAGCAGACTTTGCCATGAGTATTGGAGCAAACTTGGTGCATGCATCAGATGGAGCTGAGACGGCGGCAAATGAGCTTAAACGGTTCTTTAGTGAGGGAGAGTTGTTTACCTACGAGAAGATTTCCGATCAGTACATTGTTGCGGATTAA
- a CDS encoding 30S ribosomal protein S12 — protein MPTINQLVRKGRPKAKHKSKVPALGITQDSLHRKRGKHDAPFKRGVCIRVYTATPKKPNSALRKVARVRLSNGIEVTAYIPGEGHNLQEHSVVMLRGGRVKDLPGVRYHIVRGMYDTQGIEGRNQSRSKYGTRRPKKS, from the coding sequence ATGCCTACCATTAACCAATTGGTGCGAAAAGGTCGCCCAAAAGCGAAGCATAAGAGCAAAGTTCCAGCTCTTGGTATTACGCAAGACAGTTTGCACCGCAAACGCGGGAAGCACGACGCTCCGTTCAAGCGTGGCGTGTGTATCCGTGTGTATACGGCAACTCCTAAAAAGCCTAACTCGGCTTTGCGAAAAGTTGCACGTGTTCGACTTTCAAATGGAATCGAGGTAACAGCCTATATTCCAGGAGAGGGTCACAACTTACAAGAGCACTCCGTGGTGATGCTTCGTGGAGGTCGTGTGAAAGACCTTCCAGGTGTGCGCTACCACATTGTTCGCGGTATGTATGATACGCAAGGAATTGAGGGGCGTAATCAGAGCCGATCTAAATATGGAACTCGACGACCGAAAAAGTCGTAA
- a CDS encoding 30S ribosomal protein S7, protein MRGKKAPKRIVNPDPKFGNMMVAKLINYVMLDGKKTIAQDVVYNAFALISEKSKVDPIDIFTQAMDNVMPNLEVKSKRVGGANYQIPMPVRGDRRISLAFRWILNASRSKKGSPMAERLASELMEAAEGTGAAVKKKEDVQRMAEANKAFAHFAR, encoded by the coding sequence ATGCGAGGTAAAAAAGCCCCAAAGCGAATCGTGAATCCTGATCCAAAATTTGGAAACATGATGGTCGCAAAATTGATTAACTATGTGATGTTGGATGGAAAGAAGACGATCGCACAAGACGTTGTGTATAACGCGTTTGCCCTTATTTCCGAGAAGTCCAAAGTGGATCCGATTGATATCTTTACACAAGCCATGGATAACGTGATGCCAAACCTCGAGGTAAAAAGCAAACGTGTTGGTGGAGCCAACTATCAAATCCCAATGCCTGTGCGTGGTGATCGTCGTATTTCCTTGGCATTCCGATGGATCCTCAACGCAAGCCGTTCTAAGAAAGGTTCTCCTATGGCGGAGCGCTTGGCATCTGAGCTTATGGAAGCCGCAGAGGGAACAGGAGCTGCCGTAAAGAAGAAAGAAGATGTGCAACGTATGGCCGAGGCCAACAAGGCGTTCGCACACTTTGCGCGATAA
- the fusA gene encoding elongation factor G, translated as MPREFPLDHVRNIGIIAHIDAGKTTVTERILFYTGKKHKLGEVHEGEATMDWMEQEQERGITITSAATTCFWKDYNINIIDTPGHVDFTVEVERSLRVLDGGVVVFDGVAGVEPQSETVWRQADKYRVPRMCLVNKLDRTGADFMKDLDSIRTRLTKKAHPIQLPIGVESDFIGIIDLLKMKAFFYRDDEGKVIDEVEIPDEYKAEADKWRASLVEAIVENDEMLMEKYLAGEALTYDELVAGLRAGVLGLNVIPVLVGSALKNKGVQMLLDAVNMYLPGPLDVEPVVGTDPDNAETKIPIVAGDDQPVAALAFKIATDPFVGKLVFIRIYSGVLKSGSYILNASTGQKERIGRLVKLHANDREEVQEGYAGDIVAAVGLKEVRTGHSLSDLAHPILLESITFPEPVISIAVEPKTKADQEKMGVALSKLAEEDPTFRVRTDSETNQTIISGMGELHLDVLVDRMKREFSVEVNVGAPQVSYRESIRGEAEAEGKFVRQSGGRGQYGHVVIKIEPNEPGKGYEFLNEIKGGAVPREYIEPANKGIQEALDSGIYAGYPVIDVKVHMIDGSYHDVDSSEVAFKLAGSMAIKAAALKAGIKLLEPIMKVEVVTPEESMGDVIGDLNAKRGQISEMTDRGEAKLIHALVPLSEMFGYATQLRSLSQGRASSSMEFEKYMEVPNTIAEQIKTERTGEGAR; from the coding sequence ATGCCCAGAGAGTTCCCGTTAGATCATGTTCGAAACATTGGAATTATTGCCCACATTGATGCGGGTAAGACGACCGTTACAGAACGCATTCTTTTTTACACCGGAAAAAAGCACAAACTTGGTGAAGTGCACGAGGGAGAAGCGACCATGGACTGGATGGAGCAAGAGCAGGAGCGTGGAATCACTATTACGTCTGCTGCAACCACGTGTTTTTGGAAAGATTACAACATCAACATTATTGATACCCCAGGGCACGTAGACTTTACCGTGGAGGTGGAGCGATCATTGCGTGTGTTGGATGGAGGTGTTGTGGTGTTCGACGGTGTGGCCGGCGTGGAACCACAATCGGAAACGGTGTGGCGACAGGCGGACAAGTACCGCGTGCCTCGTATGTGTTTGGTCAACAAACTTGACCGTACGGGTGCCGACTTCATGAAGGACTTGGATTCCATTCGTACACGACTTACCAAAAAGGCCCATCCTATCCAATTGCCAATCGGCGTGGAGAGTGATTTTATTGGTATTATCGATTTGTTAAAAATGAAAGCCTTCTTTTATCGAGATGATGAAGGAAAGGTGATTGATGAAGTAGAGATCCCAGATGAATACAAAGCAGAAGCCGACAAATGGCGCGCAAGTTTGGTAGAGGCGATCGTGGAGAATGACGAGATGCTCATGGAAAAATACCTCGCAGGAGAGGCGTTGACTTACGACGAACTTGTTGCGGGATTGCGTGCAGGTGTGTTGGGATTAAATGTTATTCCTGTGCTTGTTGGATCGGCACTAAAGAACAAAGGTGTGCAGATGTTGTTGGATGCGGTGAATATGTATTTGCCAGGTCCATTGGACGTGGAGCCTGTCGTGGGAACAGATCCAGACAATGCTGAGACAAAAATCCCAATTGTTGCCGGAGACGACCAGCCCGTTGCGGCATTGGCCTTTAAGATCGCAACGGATCCATTTGTGGGAAAGTTGGTCTTTATTCGCATCTATTCAGGTGTGCTTAAGTCTGGTTCTTACATTTTGAATGCATCGACCGGTCAAAAAGAGCGTATTGGACGATTGGTTAAATTGCATGCGAACGATCGAGAAGAGGTACAGGAAGGATATGCGGGAGATATTGTGGCGGCTGTTGGACTCAAAGAAGTTCGAACAGGACACAGTTTGTCTGACCTCGCGCACCCAATTTTGTTGGAGAGCATCACATTCCCAGAGCCGGTTATCTCGATCGCTGTGGAACCAAAAACCAAGGCCGACCAAGAGAAAATGGGAGTCGCCTTGTCAAAATTGGCAGAAGAAGACCCAACGTTCCGTGTGCGCACCGACTCGGAGACCAACCAAACGATTATTTCTGGAATGGGAGAGTTACACTTGGATGTGCTTGTGGACCGTATGAAGCGCGAGTTTAGCGTGGAGGTGAACGTGGGCGCACCGCAGGTTTCTTATCGTGAGTCTATTCGTGGTGAGGCAGAGGCCGAAGGCAAGTTTGTGCGACAGTCTGGTGGTCGTGGACAGTATGGTCACGTGGTCATTAAGATCGAGCCAAACGAGCCAGGAAAAGGATACGAATTCCTCAACGAGATTAAGGGCGGAGCTGTGCCTCGTGAATACATCGAACCAGCAAACAAGGGAATTCAAGAAGCATTGGACAGCGGTATTTATGCCGGTTACCCAGTGATTGATGTGAAGGTGCACATGATCGATGGTTCTTACCATGACGTGGACTCCTCCGAAGTTGCCTTTAAGTTGGCTGGGTCGATGGCGATTAAGGCTGCTGCGCTGAAGGCTGGCATTAAATTGTTGGAGCCAATCATGAAGGTGGAGGTGGTAACGCCTGAGGAATCTATGGGAGACGTGATTGGAGACCTTAATGCAAAACGAGGTCAGATCAGTGAGATGACGGACCGTGGTGAAGCAAAATTGATCCACGCGCTCGTTCCATTATCCGAGATGTTTGGATACGCAACACAATTGCGATCGCTCTCACAGGGACGCGCAAGCTCCTCTATGGAATTTGAGAAGTACATGGAAGTGCCAAACACAATCGCAGAGCAAATTAAGACGGAGCGAACAGGTGAGGGGGCACGATAG
- the tuf gene encoding elongation factor Tu — protein sequence MADVFERGKPHVNVGTIGHVDHGKTTLTGAILKVLHARGFKASADSVDALDKAPESRNRGITIATAHVEYESANRHYAHVDCPGHADYVKNMITGAAQMDAAILVVNAADGPMPQTREHILLARQVGVPTIVVFLNKIDQVDDPELIDLVEEEIRDLLKKYDYDGDNTPIIRGSALKALENPTDEEAAAPILKLIETLDTYVAEPVRDMDKPFLLPVEDVFSIEGRGTVVTGRIERGTININTEVEIVGIDETQKSTVTGIEMFNKQLEQGRAGDNAGLLLRGIRKEDVQRGQVLCLPGSITPHTEFEAEVYALTKEEGGRHKPFFKGYKPQFYIRTTDVTGETVDLGGAEMVMPGDKVNMRIKLIVPVALEDQTRFAIREGGRTVGAGVVTKILD from the coding sequence ATGGCAGATGTATTCGAACGTGGGAAACCACATGTTAACGTCGGTACGATTGGTCACGTTGACCACGGTAAGACGACCCTTACGGGAGCAATTTTAAAAGTACTCCACGCACGTGGATTCAAGGCCTCGGCAGATTCTGTTGATGCTCTTGATAAGGCTCCAGAATCACGAAACCGTGGTATTACGATCGCGACCGCTCACGTTGAGTATGAGTCAGCAAATCGTCACTACGCCCACGTTGACTGTCCAGGTCACGCAGACTACGTGAAAAACATGATCACCGGTGCAGCTCAAATGGATGCTGCAATCCTCGTGGTAAACGCCGCAGATGGTCCTATGCCACAAACGCGTGAGCACATTCTTTTGGCTCGCCAGGTTGGAGTACCTACGATCGTGGTGTTCTTGAACAAGATCGACCAGGTAGATGATCCTGAATTGATCGACTTGGTGGAAGAAGAAATTCGTGATTTGTTGAAGAAATACGATTACGATGGAGACAACACGCCTATTATTCGTGGATCTGCGCTTAAGGCGCTTGAGAATCCTACAGATGAAGAGGCAGCAGCTCCTATTTTGAAGCTTATCGAGACATTAGACACCTATGTTGCGGAACCGGTTCGCGACATGGACAAGCCATTCCTTTTGCCAGTGGAAGATGTTTTCTCCATTGAAGGACGTGGAACGGTGGTAACGGGACGTATCGAGCGTGGAACTATCAACATCAACACGGAAGTGGAGATTGTAGGTATCGATGAAACGCAAAAGTCGACCGTTACAGGAATCGAGATGTTTAACAAGCAGCTCGAGCAGGGTCGTGCTGGAGATAACGCCGGTTTGTTGCTTCGCGGAATCCGCAAGGAGGATGTACAGCGTGGACAGGTGTTGTGTCTCCCAGGATCCATTACACCTCACACAGAGTTTGAGGCAGAGGTATACGCATTGACCAAAGAGGAAGGTGGACGTCATAAGCCATTCTTCAAAGGCTACAAGCCACAGTTCTACATCCGTACGACAGACGTAACAGGTGAGACCGTGGACTTGGGCGGTGCAGAAATGGTGATGCCAGGAGACAAGGTCAATATGCGCATCAAATTGATTGTGCCGGTTGCACTTGAGGATCAAACACGTTTTGCTATCCGTGAGGGTGGCCGAACGGTTGGTGCTGGAGTCGTTACAAAAATTCTTGACTAA
- a CDS encoding 30S ribosomal protein S10 — MAEKTATDQRIRIKIRAYDHKIIDQATATIMKTAERTGAKVLGPVPLPTARRMYTVNRSTFVHKTSREQYEMRVHKRLIDIVQPSERTVEALMSLNLPSGVDVEIKMS, encoded by the coding sequence ATGGCTGAAAAAACGGCAACGGATCAAAGAATCCGAATCAAAATTCGCGCTTACGATCACAAGATCATTGATCAGGCAACAGCTACGATCATGAAAACCGCAGAGCGAACCGGTGCAAAGGTTTTGGGACCCGTTCCACTTCCAACCGCCCGTCGCATGTATACCGTCAACCGATCGACGTTCGTTCATAAAACGTCGCGCGAACAATATGAGATGCGCGTCCATAAGCGCTTGATCGATATTGTTCAGCCCTCCGAGCGGACCGTAGAGGCGCTCATGAGTCTCAACTTGCCATCTGGTGTGGACGTTGAGATCAAAATGTCATAA
- a CDS encoding 50S ribosomal protein L3, which translates to MKCIIGRKLEMTQVFREDGTVVPVTLIQAGPCTVTDVRTVDANGYAAVQLGYGVQKASRVAKAQLGQWLESGPFQLVKEVRVSDPSNYEVGATVDASIFEAGDKIDVIGTSKGRGFQGVVKRHGFRGSKTTHGNKDQQRMPGSIGATGPQRVFKGMRMAGRMGGDRTTVQNLEIVEVRPNGLVAVKGAVPGSRNSLIVLKSVK; encoded by the coding sequence ATGAAATGCATCATCGGACGAAAACTTGAGATGACCCAGGTCTTCCGTGAGGATGGTACCGTTGTTCCTGTGACGTTGATCCAGGCCGGACCCTGCACGGTGACCGATGTGCGCACAGTTGACGCGAATGGCTATGCGGCTGTTCAACTCGGCTATGGCGTGCAAAAAGCTTCACGCGTGGCTAAGGCGCAGCTTGGACAGTGGCTCGAATCAGGACCATTCCAACTTGTGAAAGAGGTGCGCGTGAGTGACCCATCGAATTACGAAGTGGGTGCAACGGTTGACGCTTCAATTTTTGAGGCAGGAGATAAAATCGATGTGATCGGCACATCCAAGGGTCGTGGGTTCCAAGGTGTTGTGAAGCGTCACGGATTCCGTGGTTCTAAAACAACCCATGGTAACAAAGACCAACAGCGCATGCCGGGTTCCATTGGAGCCACGGGTCCACAGCGTGTGTTTAAGGGGATGCGAATGGCAGGACGCATGGGTGGTGATCGCACCACGGTACAGAACCTCGAGATCGTCGAGGTACGTCCAAATGGATTAGTCGCCGTAAAAGGTGCAGTTCCTGGAAGCCGAAACAGTCTTATTGTTCTAAAGAGCGTTAAGTAA
- a CDS encoding 50S ribosomal protein L4, which yields MQIDMYNTKGDVVGSVDLNDSIFGVEVNEALVHEAVMTQKANARVVLAHVKDRSEVRGGGKKPWRQKGTGRARHGSSRSPIWIGGGVTFGPNRLRNFSRKMNRKARRKAMFMTLSDKVANKAFLVIDSLEMEGKTKEVAALLKALPRQGKRTLLVTKPENVSVRRAAQNMFFTQGIAPNSLNVVDILKAGTIIIGKEELETLTQHFVKA from the coding sequence ATGCAAATCGACATGTACAACACAAAAGGAGATGTTGTCGGTTCAGTAGATCTGAACGATAGTATCTTTGGTGTGGAAGTAAACGAGGCCCTCGTTCACGAGGCCGTCATGACGCAAAAGGCAAATGCCCGTGTTGTTTTGGCGCATGTAAAAGATCGAAGTGAAGTACGCGGTGGTGGTAAGAAGCCATGGCGTCAGAAGGGAACAGGACGTGCACGTCACGGATCCAGCCGCTCTCCTATCTGGATCGGTGGAGGTGTCACTTTTGGCCCAAACCGTCTTCGCAACTTTTCTCGCAAGATGAACCGAAAGGCTCGTCGCAAAGCTATGTTTATGACCTTGTCCGATAAGGTAGCGAACAAGGCATTCTTGGTGATTGATAGTTTGGAGATGGAAGGAAAGACCAAGGAAGTTGCTGCGTTGTTGAAGGCACTCCCACGACAGGGAAAACGCACATTGCTGGTAACCAAGCCGGAAAACGTGTCCGTTCGACGAGCGGCACAGAACATGTTCTTTACGCAAGGTATCGCGCCAAATAGTTTGAACGTGGTGGATATTTTGAAGGCAGGAACGATCATTATCGGGAAGGAAGAGCTCGAGACCCTTACTCAACACTTTGTAAAGGCCTAA